The DNA region AGGATCTGCTTCGCCCCGGTCCGTTTCCTTCGTCCATCGCACATCTTGGCCTGCAGCACGTAGCCGGACAACGACCTGCTCCGATATATTTTCGTCGGCAAGTATTCTCATCTACCGTTTGCCATCCATAATCGCATCAATATCCTCCCAGGTCACATTGGACAGCTTTGCACCAGTGGCTGCGTACTTCCGACAGGCTCGGATATCCTCCGGGGTGATGTGCGAGTACATACGAATGATATCGGCTTCGCTGCGCCCCCCGTCCAGCAATTCCATGATCAGTTCCACCGAAATCCGAGTGCCTTTTATTGTTGGTTTCCCGGCCAGTATCAACGGATCAGTGACAATGCGATCCTGCCAGATTGGATTCTTATTTATCATAGCGTGCCTCCTCGTGACAAAGACAGTATATTCAGTTCTGCATGTTTTGTCAACGCGCTGTCTTCATTCTCCTGCTCACCACCTGTGCCGTTGACTATTCACTACTGATCCCGTGTTCGTCGAGCCAGGTTTTGAGGGGCGCATCTTCGAGGGTGGGGGAGGTGTAGCCGCGACCGCCGGAGTAGCTGACGCCGAGGAGTTGTTTTTGGATGGGTGTGCAGCGATCGAGGTAGTGTTCTACCTGCATGTCGTCGCGGGGGCGAAGCCAGCGATAAGAGTAGCCGTAGAAGAGTACGCGTCGGGGTTCTTTCCAGTAGTTGGTACTGGCTGAGTGCCATAAGCGACGGTCAAAAAATACGGCTGATCCGGGGGGCACGAGCACCGGGATAGCGTCTTTGTGCGGTGCCTGGCGATCATCTCCGGGAAATGTATTTTGCGTTTGGCTTTTGGGAAGGACGTAGAAATTGCCGCGGCCAGGTTCAGTCGTGTCGGTGAGAAAAAAACCGATTTTGAGAGAGATCATGGGACGCGGGTTCATGTCAAAATCCTGATTGATGCGACCACTATCCTGATGGAAGCCGAGACCGGGTCCGTCTTTTTCGAGTGTTTTGTGCGGTTCTGTAGGGGGGGTCACGGTCATGTGGGTGTGGTAGAGCTGGATGTGCCAGCCCAGGATGCCCCACACTTTGGGAAATGTTTTGTACCAGTCGAGCAAGGGCAAAAAGCGGTCGTCCTTGCCTATGAAGTCGTAGTGGTTGATGCGCGCTGTGGTACTTTTGCCCATCCGAGCGCGTTCTTCTTTATCTACGCGATCTACTGCGACGACGAGATCGCTGACCATGTCGGGTGGCAGGGCAGCTGGAACAATGAAATAGCCATCTCGTTTGAATTTGCGCGCCTCTTCTTCTGTCAGACAATAATCGAGACATTTGGGGTGCATTGTATATGGCTCCTTTTGAGATTGAGGCGAAAGACGTAATCTCACGTCTTTGTTTTACAGCGTCGCGTCAGTACATACCGGTCTTCTGCGGCGCGATAATAACCTTTCACAAAGTTTTTCTCGCTAAATCCCCATTTTTCGTACAGGGAAATAGCACTTTCATTTTCGGGATCTA from Gemmatimonadota bacterium includes:
- a CDS encoding DUF433 domain-containing protein — encoded protein: MINKNPIWQDRIVTDPLILAGKPTIKGTRISVELIMELLDGGRSEADIIRMYSHITPEDIRACRKYAATGAKLSNVTWEDIDAIMDGKR